The DNA sequence GGCAACGTGTGCTGCCTGATCGTGCCGTCCGGCGGCGACCTCGTGGTCGCCGAGGTGGCCCATCCCGAACCGGACGACCGCCCGCTCCTCGGTGTGCGAGCCGGGGACAAGATCACCCATCGGCCGCCGCTGGGTTCGGTCTTGGTGGCGTGGGCAGACGACTTCGCCATCACCGCGTGGCTGGACCGCAATCCCGTTGTCGCCGAGGACTCGAGCCGGTATCGGGCGGTGCTCGACCTCATCCGGAACCGGCGTTTCGCGGTGGAGCAGTACCCGCCGGAGCCCGCAGCCTTCCGCGACGTGGCGGTCTCGGCGACATCCATTGCCTACGGTTCCGAGCGCGCATCCCGGTTCACCCGAGGCCAGGAGGAACGACTCAACGTGGAGATGCTCGTCGGTGAGATAGACGACGCCCAGCTCTACCGGCCGCTCTCGGTCAATTCACCTGTCTTCGACCGCGAGAGAACGGTCGTCGGATCGCTGTGCCTGCTCGACGTGCCGGAAGCGATCACCGGTGGCGAACTCCGCGACATCGGACATCGGTTGCGGGACACCGCAGACGACATCACCGCCGAGCTGGGTGGAGTGGTACCGGGGTGAGCACTGCGCGCGATCCGCAGGCGCATCCATCGGTCGGGACTGCCGTCATCGGAGCCGGGTTCTCCGGCATCGCCGTGGCTCTGAAGCTGCAGGCTGCCGGTGAGGGCGACTTCGTGGTCTACGACAAGGCCGACGCCGTCGGGGGTACATGGCAGGCCAACACGTACCCGGGTGCCGCCTGCGACGCACCTTCTCATGTCTACAGCTTTTCGTTTGCCCAG is a window from the Williamsia sp. DF01-3 genome containing:
- a CDS encoding IclR family transcriptional regulator encodes the protein MVRRSPQTERLVEIVEYLADRPTDGRSLADISRTLGADKATLFPMLTELTRVGWVVKHPTKKTYRLGPRLAPVGDSARIAVNAIAPARKPMSRLAIESGNVCCLIVPSGGDLVVAEVAHPEPDDRPLLGVRAGDKITHRPPLGSVLVAWADDFAITAWLDRNPVVAEDSSRYRAVLDLIRNRRFAVEQYPPEPAAFRDVAVSATSIAYGSERASRFTRGQEERLNVEMLVGEIDDAQLYRPLSVNSPVFDRERTVVGSLCLLDVPEAITGGELRDIGHRLRDTADDITAELGGVVPG